The DNA window CATTATTTGAAAACTATCTCAACGGTTCCCTTGATTCTCATGATTTAGAGATTCGAATGTTTACAAGATCAGGAAAAACTATCTGGGTTTGGAGTCGTGGTAAGGTTGTAGAAAGAGATGAAAATGATCTACCAGTGAGAGTGATTGGAACGCATATTGATATAACAGAACGTAAAAAAACAGAGATTCGAACGGAAGCTGTGATAGGTATCGGCCAAAAAAGTTCTCTTATGGAAAGAGAAGATAGTATTTTACTTTTGGCTCTAAAGTATTCTTTGCAGCTAACAGAAAGTTATTGGGGTTTTGTTCGTATTTGTCGTGATGGAGTTGCTATTCGAGAATCTGGCCTATATACAAAGAGAGACCAATCTAATTCTGTATTTGTTCCCATAGATTCCGCAACTACATTGCCTCACACCATTCGAGAATTACCTCTTAAGTTTAATTTGAAAGATAATGAATCTCTTGAACTAACTCTCTTTAATAAAAGAACTGAGTATGAAAGCATTGATTTTAAGGAAGTGGAATTGCTTGGTACTGAATTGGTTCAAATTCTCATTCGAAAAAGAACGGAGGATTTACTTCTAGCAAGCGAGTGGAATCTACAATCAATCGTTGAGTGTTCTCCGAATGGAATATTGATTTTGGTTGATAGTAATATTCAATTTTATAATCGAAGTTCAGAAATCCTCCTCTTACAAAACAAAAATCAAATGAGAAATAAAAAAGTGTCTGAAGTTTTCGGTTTTTTAAGTGGGGAAGATCCTTTTGACTTCATTCAATCTTTATCAAATAACGGATTTGCTCCTGATCAAAATGTCGTAGAAAAAAATATAATCCTTTCGAATGGTCAAAAAAAATGGATTAGTTTTTGGGCAATAGAGATCATATATAATGGAGAAGTTTCTATTTTAGTTTATTTAAATGATCTTTCCAAGGCAAAAGATACAGAAATACAATTGTTACAAAGTGAAAAGTTAGCAACGATCGGCCAATTAGCTGCGGGAGTGGCTCATGAGATCAATAATCCAATGGCTTTCATTTCTAGTAATTTGGAAACGATGAAGCGCTATCACAAACAGCTTGCTGTAGTAATGGCAAATGTCCATTCAGTGCTTAAGAAAAATCATATGGATCCAGAGATTTCAAAAATTCTAACTGATTGGGAACGTTATGATCTATCTAACGTTCTTTTGGATACATCTGATATTTTAGACGAGTCAATTGACGGTGCTAGTCGTGTTGTTGATATTGTTCGTAATATCAAAAGTTTTGCTCATGTAAATAAAGAAGAAAGTTTGGTTTTGTGTAATTTGAATGAGGTGATTACTTCGGCCATTAATATAAGCCATCATAATATAAAATATGATAGTGTGGTTGAATTTTCCTTTGATAAAGATCTTCCTGAAATACCATGTCATCCACAAGAGATTGGTCAGGTGATCATTAACTTACTTGTGAATGCTGGCCACGCAATTGAAGAAAAGAAAAGTCATGGTTTATTTCCTGATACTCAGGGCGAAAAACCGGGAAAAATTGAAATTAAAACTAGATGTATTTGTTCTGAAAACAACCAACAATTTGCTGAGATTAAGATTAAAGATAACGGGATTGGAATTCCTGAAGACATTCAGTCAAGAATCTTTGATCCATTTTTCTCAACTAAAGAAACTGGTGAAGGGACTGGACTTGGTTTGTCCATCAGTATGGATATCATTCGAAAACATAAAGGAAAAATAGATTTAGAAAGTGTACGTTGTGAAGGAACAACGTTTTCGATATTGTTACCAACAAATCTGGAGGACTAGTATGGTTCCGAGTAGTATAGACCAATTGATACAAGAAGTAGAGTCGCAGGTAACTGACGTGTCAAAAGACGGGAAAGTTTATAAAATAGTTATGGTTGATGATATCAAATCCATTTCATCTTCCATGAAACGAGAGTTAAGCTTTGTTGCTCGTAAATTAGACAATGTTAAATTGTCTATTGTAGACATCCAGGATCCAGAAATTGCATATGAATACCTGCAAAAAAGTAGACCTGATCTTCTCATTTCTGATGTTAAGATGCCGTACCTAACGGGTGATAAGTTAGTGGAAGCGGTAAAGAAACTTTATCCTGATTTACCGGTGATTGTGGTGACTGGGTTTGCCACAAAAGAAAATATTCTTTCTGTTTATAAATCGGATAAAAACAGTATCATTTTATCGAAGCCCTGGGAACCGGAGAGGCTTGTTGGTGCCGTGAACCAAATGTTGGGAACGAACTTTCAGTGGAACGACTGATCACCTCTATTTGTCTGAGTAAAAAAAAACCGGCCCGGGAAACCCCGAACCGGTCAATGGTTCCTAAAAAGAAAGCCGTCTTTGTTTATTCTCCGACTGCCACGTCTCCGTCTGCTTCGGTTGAGAAACTAACAGGTTGTTTTGATTTTGTTTCTTTAGTTTCTTTTGGATCCCTTTCAATGGATTTTACTTCTCTGGTTTGGATCTTTGCTTGGTCTACCAAAGGAAGTCCATTGAGATCCCGAACTTGGTTCTCAATTTTAAATGCGATGTCTGGGTTTTCGAGAAAGAAATTTCTGACTTGTTCTTTTCCTTGCCCGATCTTCTCTCCGTTATAGGAATACCAAGATCCCGCTTTTCCCACGAGGTCATGGCGAACGGCAAGATCAATGAGGGAACTTTCTTTGTTGATTCCGGTTGCATACATGATGTCAAACTCTGCTTGTCGGAAAGGAGGAGCGCATTTGTTTTTCACCACTTTCACTCGAACGCGGTTACCTACAGGTTCTTCTTTTTCTTTCAGAGTTTCGATACGACGAATGTCCAATCGGATGGATGCATAGAATTTTAATGCATTACCACCTGTAGTGGTTTCTGGACTTCCAAACATCACTCCAATCTTCATACGGATTTGGTTGATAAAGATAACTGTGGTATTGGATTTGGAAATGGTTCCTGTGAGTTTACGAAGGGCCTGGGACATGAGTCGCGCTTGCAAACCCATATGAGAATCTCCCATATCACCTTCAATCTCGGCTTTCGGAACAAGAGCAGCCACAGAGTCGATGACAATGAGATCGATTGCATTGGAGCGAACGAGAGATTCACAAATTTCTAGTGCTTCTTCTCCATTGTCAGGTTGGGCCACGAGTAGGTCGTCTACATTGACTCCCAATTTTTTAGCATAAGCAGGATCGAGAGCGTGTTCCGCATCGATAAAGGCAGCAATGCCTCCTTTTTTTTGCGTTTCTGCGATCGCAGAAAGAGTGAGTGTGGTTTTACCAGAAGATTCTGGTCCGTAGATTTCAAGAATTCTACCAGAAGGAAATCCGCCAATCCCCAAGGCGATGTCTAGATCCAAAGAACCTGTGGATACCACGTTCATTTCAGCCATACGTGTATCTGCACCAAGGCGCATAATGGAACCCTTACCGAATTGTTTTTCGATTTGGCCTAGGGCAGCGTCAATGGCCTGCTTTCTTTGGTCGGTTTCTTTTTCTTGAGCCTTGTCAGCTTTCTCTTTTTTCATGAATCAAACGTTCTCCTAAAATCGGTGTTCCGAAAGACTAGGTAGGGGACTGGGTTCGTTGGTTCTAAAAAAATCTTCTGAACCGACTCTCTCAAGGATGAACCCATCCCTTCCGAATTCCACTCTTTTTCTCTTCCGGACTAGCTCCAGTATGTATGAGACCTGGGACAAATTAGAGAGATGAGGGAATTTTTTCTGGATTATGTCTTTTTTTATCGTTTTCAACACTAAACAAAATGTAAGTACTTGTATAGTGTTTTTTTCCCGTAGGAGAAAGAAAACTTTGCCGATAGTTTCTCTGTATGACCCTGCCAGCTCTTGAAGTCCAAATCCCCGACCATTTTCCCCAAGCCATGGTTGAACTTTTTCGCAGTTATCGAACCTATCTCAAAATTGAAAAAAACTATTCGGAACATACATTATTTGCCTATTTACGAGATTTGAAATTTTTCTTTGAGTTTTGTTTGAAAGAGGAAATCGACATTCTGACAGTCGATGTTTTGGATGTAAGGGCTTACTTTGCTGATTTAAAATCCACGAAAAAACAAGATAAACGAACTCAGAGTCGCAAACTTTCTTCGCTTCGCACTTTTTATAAATTTTTATTCCGCGAAGAAAAGATTGGTGCCAATCCCATCTTACAAGTGAGTTTTCCCAAAACAAAAAAGAAGTTACCAAAAAACTTCACACCCATCGAAACAGAAGACATCCTTGATTATGAAGATGGTGAAAAAGCAGAAGTGCTTGGAAAGAGGGATAAAGCCATCGTCGAAGTTTTGTATAGTACAGGCCTTCGTGTATTTGAGTTAGTCAATGCCAAGTTAAGTGATCTCAATCATGAATTAACTTCCCTCAAAGTGATGGGGAAACGTCGCAAAGAACGTTTTGTATTTATTGGTGAGGAAGCACAAAATGCACTCCGTGAATACTTAGACGAAAGAGGGACTACTGGACCGGAAGAAATTTTTCTAAACCAACGAGGCGGAAAACTAACGACACGTGGAATTCGTTATATTCTTTCGGAACGGAGGTCGGTGATGGGAATGGAAAAAGCCATCACTCCTCATAAATTTCGCCATACCTTCGCAACTGATCTTTTGAATGCTGGTGCTGACATTCGCGCCGTACAAGAGTTACTTGGTCATGCTTCTTTGTCTTCTACACAAGTGTATTTGAGTGTTTCAAGAGACCGGTTGAAGGAAGTGTATCGGAATGCTCATCCGCACGCGAAGAAGTAGGGAGTTGGATTTAGGTTTTGCGCGCGGATAGGATCACCCCGCCCTGATATAGGGAGGGGAACTAGACCCGCCGCCCAATGGTTTCCCTTTACCACAACGAACTCATCCCATCAAGCCCCAATCGCCAAACCCAAAAATTTCTTAAGTTAAGTTCATACTTTCATCTCTTTTTTTGAATAATATAGTTGACTATAAAAAATAAGTAAGCTATATTATTTCCTTGTCTGCAAAACGTAAATACCCATCCGATTCCCTCCTTCGTTTCCCTTTAAAGGAGAGGAAATTCGCGAAAACTCGAACGAATTTGGTTTTAGCCTTCCTGTCGGAGTTTGAATCCAAGGATTTCGATTCCATAAAAATCAAAAACCTCTGTGAAATCGCTGAAGTGTCAGAACCAACGTTTTACAATTATTTTTCAGAGAAGGGTGATTTACTCCTCCATTACATTCAGATTTGGGGTTTGCAAGTCTCAGCATTTGCTAAAGAGATGAAGTTGTCCGAATCTGGGTGGGGGTTACTCTCTGCATTATTTCGATATACGGCAAAAGAATCCAAAAAAAATCCCCGAATCTTACTCGAGATTATTTCGTTCCAAGCAAAAAATAAAAGAACATTAAAACAATCTAAATTAACTGGCGCGGAACGTGTGTTACTTTTTCCAAACACTGCAGGTATCGAAGAATTGAATGCCGATGGTGTGGAGGGGATCATTCAAAATGCATTATCCATTGCTGCTAAAAATGGGGAACTTTCCGAATCTACTGATTGGAAATCCTTTGGTATGGTTTTGGGATCTTGTTTTTTTGGTGTTCCTATCTTAGCGTTCCAACTAAATCAAAACTTGGAAAAACTTTGGTTAGATTCTCTCTCTTATTTGTGGAGAGGCGCTGGTGGAATTACCAAAGAGTAAATTCTCCTAAAGAATTTATATATAAGTATATAAGATTATATTAATGAATTATTTAAATCAAAAATGGTTTTTGTTATCTATCGGAGGTGTTTTCATCGGATTCACCGGTATGAATTGGAATATTCCTATCTTTGCTTGGATAGCCATGGTTCCATTTTTAAGATACGTCCGACTTGGTCATTCCGTATGGATCCTTCTGTTTTCATTAATATTCATCCAAATTCTTTCTACGATGCGTATTGTATCGGAACCATTTCATCTTTGGATTGCGATCATTTCGGGAATTCAAGGAGGGATTGTTTTTACAATTTTACTTTGGATATGGAATTGGCTCCGAATCCAATTTTCTGGTCAAATATCATCCATTCTCTGTTTCGCTTTTTTATTTACCATCGTTGAATGGATCGGTGGTTATAGTTCTGGTCTCGGCGTTTGGGGGATGTTTGCCAATAGCCAATTAAACAATTTGATTGTATTACAATCGGCATCATTATTTGGAGCTACTGGAATTAGTTTTATCATTTATTTGGTAGGTGGAAGTATTGAAGAGTCCTTGTCCGATTTTATCTCTAATTCCGAGTTATCAAAAAATTCGGCCTACTTTCTTTTCACCTGTTTTTTGTTAATCGTCGGAGTCTATTTTTACGGTGCCATTCGGCTCACCGTTCCGATTGAGGGAAAAAGTATTAAAGTCGGGACAGTGACATCCAAAATGGAAATCCAAAATATTTGGAATAATCCCATTCAAAATCAAATGAATACAGAACTTGTTTTATCTAGAACCAAACAAGCAGCAGATGAGGGTGCAAAGGTAGTTGTTTGGAACGAAGGAGCAGTGATTGTAAATCGCAATGAAGAGGAATCTTTTTTGACAAAGGTATCCCATTTAGCAAAAACCAAACAAATCGAAATCATCGCTGCCTATGTTGTTCCAATAAAGGAAAAAGAATTTTTTTTGGACAATCAGTTTCGTTGGATCGGTAAGGATGGATCCACTCGTCAAATTTATTTCAAACAATTCATTCCTCCCGGGGAACCTGTTTCCATAATTCCATCTGAAATTAAAGTGATCGATGTCGACGGCATTAAAATGTCAGCAGCAATCTGTTATGATTTTGATAGTCTCAAACTAACTCAGAAACATGCGGAATTAGGAACAGCCATTAGTTTCATTGCCGCCTCCGACTGGAAAGGAATCAATCCATTCCATACGGAAATGGCAGCCCTTCGCGGGATTGAAAACGGAACCGCTATTGTTCGTTCCACTCGTGGTGGTCTGTCCGGTATTTATGATGCATATGGTCGAACAAAAGGAACCCTCGATTACTACGAAGAAAATGATGGAGTGCTGGTCGCTTCCGTGCCGATTGTCCCTGTTTTTACCTTATACAGGAAATTTGGAAATTGGGTTGTTGGCCTAGGGATTCTTTATTTTTTATTTTCTGGGATTTTAATTCTGGTTTTTGTACTAAAATCCAGGAACTAACAGAGATTCGTGTGCAGATAAAATAACCAAAACATTCTCCTATTTAGAAAATTTCTAAATATTTGATTGAATTAAATTTTGCTTCTGTCAGAATTTGAT is part of the Leptospira noumeaensis genome and encodes:
- the recA gene encoding recombinase RecA; its protein translation is MKKEKADKAQEKETDQRKQAIDAALGQIEKQFGKGSIMRLGADTRMAEMNVVSTGSLDLDIALGIGGFPSGRILEIYGPESSGKTTLTLSAIAETQKKGGIAAFIDAEHALDPAYAKKLGVNVDDLLVAQPDNGEEALEICESLVRSNAIDLIVIDSVAALVPKAEIEGDMGDSHMGLQARLMSQALRKLTGTISKSNTTVIFINQIRMKIGVMFGSPETTTGGNALKFYASIRLDIRRIETLKEKEEPVGNRVRVKVVKNKCAPPFRQAEFDIMYATGINKESSLIDLAVRHDLVGKAGSWYSYNGEKIGQGKEQVRNFFLENPDIAFKIENQVRDLNGLPLVDQAKIQTREVKSIERDPKETKETKSKQPVSFSTEADGDVAVGE
- a CDS encoding TetR/AcrR family transcriptional regulator, which produces MVLAFLSEFESKDFDSIKIKNLCEIAEVSEPTFYNYFSEKGDLLLHYIQIWGLQVSAFAKEMKLSESGWGLLSALFRYTAKESKKNPRILLEIISFQAKNKRTLKQSKLTGAERVLLFPNTAGIEELNADGVEGIIQNALSIAAKNGELSESTDWKSFGMVLGSCFFGVPILAFQLNQNLEKLWLDSLSYLWRGAGGITKE
- the xerA gene encoding site-specific tyrosine recombinase/integron integrase: MTLPALEVQIPDHFPQAMVELFRSYRTYLKIEKNYSEHTLFAYLRDLKFFFEFCLKEEIDILTVDVLDVRAYFADLKSTKKQDKRTQSRKLSSLRTFYKFLFREEKIGANPILQVSFPKTKKKLPKNFTPIETEDILDYEDGEKAEVLGKRDKAIVEVLYSTGLRVFELVNAKLSDLNHELTSLKVMGKRRKERFVFIGEEAQNALREYLDERGTTGPEEIFLNQRGGKLTTRGIRYILSERRSVMGMEKAITPHKFRHTFATDLLNAGADIRAVQELLGHASLSSTQVYLSVSRDRLKEVYRNAHPHAKK
- a CDS encoding ATP-binding protein; the encoded protein is MEISEAIDKVLNAKKELEAAWDGNPLPSFILNSNLKILRCNASATELFQTSFFHLLGNDFVGLFWKEEIQDEIRNSLVRRSEKSSFPVILSRLEGSFQLLSQSISEDRIVVYIVNLDTIRVPENREEEVRLKLALESGQSGVWDFSLRLGKAYFSPEYARMLGFEPERFPQNFSHWETLVHWEDREQIRSLFENYLNGSLDSHDLEIRMFTRSGKTIWVWSRGKVVERDENDLPVRVIGTHIDITERKKTEIRTEAVIGIGQKSSLMEREDSILLLALKYSLQLTESYWGFVRICRDGVAIRESGLYTKRDQSNSVFVPIDSATTLPHTIRELPLKFNLKDNESLELTLFNKRTEYESIDFKEVELLGTELVQILIRKRTEDLLLASEWNLQSIVECSPNGILILVDSNIQFYNRSSEILLLQNKNQMRNKKVSEVFGFLSGEDPFDFIQSLSNNGFAPDQNVVEKNIILSNGQKKWISFWAIEIIYNGEVSILVYLNDLSKAKDTEIQLLQSEKLATIGQLAAGVAHEINNPMAFISSNLETMKRYHKQLAVVMANVHSVLKKNHMDPEISKILTDWERYDLSNVLLDTSDILDESIDGASRVVDIVRNIKSFAHVNKEESLVLCNLNEVITSAINISHHNIKYDSVVEFSFDKDLPEIPCHPQEIGQVIINLLVNAGHAIEEKKSHGLFPDTQGEKPGKIEIKTRCICSENNQQFAEIKIKDNGIGIPEDIQSRIFDPFFSTKETGEGTGLGLSISMDIIRKHKGKIDLESVRCEGTTFSILLPTNLED
- a CDS encoding nitrilase-related carbon-nitrogen hydrolase — its product is MNYLNQKWFLLSIGGVFIGFTGMNWNIPIFAWIAMVPFLRYVRLGHSVWILLFSLIFIQILSTMRIVSEPFHLWIAIISGIQGGIVFTILLWIWNWLRIQFSGQISSILCFAFLFTIVEWIGGYSSGLGVWGMFANSQLNNLIVLQSASLFGATGISFIIYLVGGSIEESLSDFISNSELSKNSAYFLFTCFLLIVGVYFYGAIRLTVPIEGKSIKVGTVTSKMEIQNIWNNPIQNQMNTELVLSRTKQAADEGAKVVVWNEGAVIVNRNEEESFLTKVSHLAKTKQIEIIAAYVVPIKEKEFFLDNQFRWIGKDGSTRQIYFKQFIPPGEPVSIIPSEIKVIDVDGIKMSAAICYDFDSLKLTQKHAELGTAISFIAASDWKGINPFHTEMAALRGIENGTAIVRSTRGGLSGIYDAYGRTKGTLDYYEENDGVLVASVPIVPVFTLYRKFGNWVVGLGILYFLFSGILILVFVLKSRN
- a CDS encoding response regulator is translated as MVPSSIDQLIQEVESQVTDVSKDGKVYKIVMVDDIKSISSSMKRELSFVARKLDNVKLSIVDIQDPEIAYEYLQKSRPDLLISDVKMPYLTGDKLVEAVKKLYPDLPVIVVTGFATKENILSVYKSDKNSIILSKPWEPERLVGAVNQMLGTNFQWND